Proteins found in one Gopherus flavomarginatus isolate rGopFla2 chromosome 18, rGopFla2.mat.asm, whole genome shotgun sequence genomic segment:
- the SERTAD1 gene encoding SERTA domain-containing protein 1, translated as MLAKGVKRPRREMEGGGPEPRDPSAAPASSLFNISMVKLHQSLRHVEPNLRHLVLVANTLRRMQDQMQREAGGPMAPDSPEAPSVVDSPAPVSDSRDSGLEPCRQPPSDSQGDDLLLSAMDSSISTILEDLGQVEVLSSARPEEEQPLASASGARQEPARTSAPCLGPLELLSSASYLLEDGLEDIFEDIDTSMYDCDLWSPTSLSGFKAFSGAEDSDSKVLTGAEDRLDMSDLDYLMDVLVGGHAL; from the coding sequence ATGCTGGCCAAAGGCGTGAAGCGCCCGCGCAGGGAGATGGAGGGCGGCGGTCCGGAGCCCCGAGACCCCAGCGCCGCCCCGGCCAGCTCCTTGTTCAACATCTCCATGGTGAAGCTGCACCAGAGCCTGCGGCATGTGGAACCCAATCTGCGGCACTTGGTGCTGGTGGCCAACACCCTGCGCCGGATGCAGGACCAGATGCAGCGGGAGGCTGGAGGGCCGATGGCCCCGGACAGCCCTGAGGCCCCgtctgtggtggattctcctgcccctgtctcagactCGAGGGACAGTGGCCTGGAGCCCTGCCGGCAGCCACCCTCCGACAGCCAGGGGGATGATCTCCTCCTCTCTGCCATGGACTCCTCCATCTCCACCATCCTGGAGGACCTGGGTCAGGTAGAGGTGCTGAGCTCCGCCCGGCCCGAAGAGGAGCAGCCATTGGCCAGCGCGTCTGGAGCCAGGCAGGAGCCGGCTAGGACCTCAGCCCCTTGcttgggccccttggagctgcTCAGCTCGGCCAGCTACCTGCTGGAGGACGGCCTGGAGGACATCTTTGAGGACATCGACACCTCCATGTATGACTGCGACCTGTGGTCGCCCACCAGCCTCTCCGGCTTCAAGGCTTTCTCCGGTGCGGAGGACTCAGACAGCAAGGTTCTCACTGGCGCCGAAGACCGGCTGGACATGAGCGACCTGGACTACCTGATGGACGTGCTCGTGGGGGGACATGCGCTCTga